From the genome of Geoglobus ahangari, one region includes:
- a CDS encoding EamA family transporter: MIDGVMLAILAALMWGFVPVLDKTALASGISIYTAILVRSVGAILVMGLVVMLTGGLKPQEFSVRSVSILMAAGAIAGGIAMVVYFMALQKIGAAKTVPITSIYPLFTIVFSALILRENFDYTNVFIGTLLIVAGLIVLQR, translated from the coding sequence GTGATAGACGGTGTTATGCTTGCAATTCTTGCCGCTCTGATGTGGGGTTTCGTGCCTGTGCTGGACAAGACAGCATTGGCGAGTGGAATTTCAATCTACACGGCCATACTCGTGAGGAGCGTGGGAGCGATACTCGTGATGGGCTTGGTGGTCATGCTCACCGGGGGGCTCAAACCCCAGGAGTTCAGCGTCAGGAGCGTTTCGATTTTGATGGCTGCGGGTGCAATAGCCGGAGGAATTGCGATGGTCGTCTACTTCATGGCCCTCCAGAAGATAGGGGCTGCAAAGACCGTGCCGATAACGTCCATCTACCCCCTCTTCACCATCGTCTTCTCGGCGCTGATTCTCAGGGAGAACTTCGACTACACCAACGTCTTCATCGGGACGCTGCTGATTGTGGCCGGGCTGATAGTTCTGCAGAGGTGA
- the rlmB gene encoding 23S rRNA (guanosine(2251)-2'-O)-methyltransferase RlmB: MRVSGVNSVSEALKAGKVNRIYYDVSHKSRRIEDIVRQARKLGIPVVGLRRLESRIEADISPVKYKDLEYVAEKAIRTGSFLLLLDSVQDPQNLGAVIRNAVFFGCAGIVIPKRRSAQVNETVVKVSAGTALHADIARVSNLANTVKSLKKLGFHVICAELGGKSIEEAFMDPPLAIVIGGEDEGVSRPVKKQCDEVVSIPSFGRAESLNLSCASAIFMYEFRRRLS; encoded by the coding sequence ATGCGAGTGTCAGGGGTGAACAGCGTATCAGAGGCTCTTAAAGCGGGAAAGGTCAACAGGATCTACTACGACGTCTCGCACAAGTCAAGAAGAATCGAGGACATTGTCAGGCAGGCCAGAAAGCTCGGAATACCGGTGGTTGGACTCAGGAGGCTCGAGTCGAGGATTGAGGCGGACATCTCCCCGGTGAAGTACAAGGACTTAGAGTACGTGGCTGAGAAGGCGATCAGAACCGGAAGCTTCCTCCTTCTCCTCGACTCGGTTCAGGATCCACAGAACCTCGGTGCCGTGATCAGAAACGCAGTCTTTTTCGGGTGTGCGGGGATCGTGATCCCCAAGAGGAGGAGCGCTCAGGTTAACGAGACCGTCGTGAAGGTCTCAGCTGGGACTGCGCTGCATGCCGACATAGCGAGAGTTTCAAACCTCGCAAATACGGTTAAGAGTCTGAAGAAGCTTGGATTCCACGTAATATGTGCCGAGCTCGGCGGGAAGAGCATAGAGGAGGCGTTCATGGATCCCCCGCTCGCCATTGTCATCGGTGGCGAGGACGAGGGGGTTTCGAGACCTGTTAAGAAGCAGTGCGATGAGGTTGTTAGCATCCCGAGCTTTGGAAGGGCCGAAAGCCTCAACCTTTCCTGCGCATCAGCCATATTCATGTACGAGTTCAGGAGGAGGTTGTCGTGA